A region from the Methanothrix sp. genome encodes:
- a CDS encoding tetratricopeptide repeat protein has product MVDEAGALCAIAGFLDGDIEDQSVIERIALEADGPISSLAKAVLSSDTSRALSHLDEIAEQSSSTDHRLWFLLGMISQHLGSLERAVSHLSRALELASGADTVRVLSRLGSIYADVEDWDRAISLYTDALAHLESGDPERAGVLMKLSRAYREARRWDEALQCSTDAIDAFRSTGDRSSVARALMEEAEIRREMGDLASAEDLYRACLEEFERLGEIQLVCRSLEMLGRIAQIRGESRRAEDLFDMAMHRYEHCHDGSGASRTALLLGDLHAIEGRFSSAEECYLKALKGFREVSDRESVASTLLSLARLYGSMDEWTRAVECYREALDILEQSQDLAKALREMGNACYRLRDYETAHSCFMRSLELSEALGDRDGMAASHTVMGHMLSDLGEWDGAVEHYERGAELMREMGDLRGAAACTSNIASVYQMMGDLEKALDVYHDALQLQERLGDMQGASKTLNNMGLVYQHMGEIGAAERHYMRCLELKEQLGDVHGAANTHINLATLYEIQRRWDDAVSHYQEALETFEAIGDRRGMAAVMNNLGNVYEEKGDILQAIKSYRMSMELDGGDASIAKISWNLGGLYQRIGDAESAEKCYRASLEAFQRTGDERGAAYALMGLGSIALERGLWDDALDCFKRCIDLTLDASGALRVLSSIASVYERKGMWQEALAEYRKVLERFRGMGDSLGVAAVLSTMGNILAEQGLWDDALEHYKESLEIFERLGDGYSTAVTTNNMANLFYRRGDWDRALMLYTKAMEHFQRVGDMESHGATLSNIASIHYRRGEWERAIELYHKSLEIFEGLDDFRASSMVLNNLGLLYHRRGEWSLAVDHFRLAVEYAMRAGDREAAAEFQANIDMVRSCRGESSVDIEGYLKRLEEIEKAEDVEAAAEMHGILANAYADAFHWEEALDHYQKSLELFERSGDRYSAAETMFNMALVYRDRGEWSIAEDLLSRSMSEFRALKASPCYSMSRLNLGLLKELRGGDPEEDILSAIATFESIGAVPDLCEAYLAMARVKLNRGEMNEARFYLSEAETLILKTGYDSMRIRLHIEWGDFYLSQAPAEARSCYSKALALARKMGLTRDEGVALRSLGAASLNSGDYDDAEAHLQKALELFKSINSMYDLLSTYALMATLYFNRKDHSRAVETALLLERQARRLGYRDLQIKALEIMAGCELMTSRTDAAVSTYLEALNLAQSDGVSRRLLSELTRNIVSSLQEILRERANLSDMSAIKTVECLLEALRAGLTCRVDFADDIVLGGA; this is encoded by the coding sequence GTGGTAGATGAGGCCGGAGCCTTGTGTGCCATCGCAGGCTTCCTGGATGGTGATATTGAGGACCAGAGTGTGATCGAGAGGATCGCGCTGGAGGCAGATGGGCCCATATCATCGCTGGCAAAGGCGGTGCTGTCCTCCGATACATCCAGAGCATTATCACATCTGGATGAGATCGCAGAGCAGAGTTCGTCAACTGATCACAGACTCTGGTTTTTGCTGGGCATGATATCACAACATCTCGGTTCGCTCGAACGGGCGGTGAGCCATCTCTCAAGAGCTCTGGAGCTCGCATCAGGAGCAGATACAGTCAGAGTTCTCTCAAGACTCGGATCGATCTATGCGGATGTGGAGGACTGGGATCGGGCGATCTCTCTTTACACTGATGCCCTCGCGCATCTGGAAAGCGGAGATCCGGAGCGCGCTGGAGTTCTCATGAAACTCTCCAGGGCATACAGAGAGGCCAGAAGATGGGATGAGGCGCTGCAGTGCAGCACCGACGCGATAGATGCGTTCAGATCCACAGGAGACAGAAGCTCTGTCGCGAGGGCGCTCATGGAGGAGGCTGAGATCCGGAGGGAGATGGGGGATTTGGCATCTGCTGAGGATCTCTACAGGGCGTGCCTTGAGGAGTTCGAGCGGCTGGGGGAGATACAGCTCGTGTGCAGGTCTCTGGAGATGCTGGGTCGCATAGCCCAGATCCGCGGGGAGTCCAGGAGAGCAGAGGACCTTTTCGATATGGCCATGCACAGGTATGAGCACTGCCATGACGGATCCGGGGCATCGAGAACGGCGCTGCTTCTCGGAGACCTTCATGCGATCGAGGGCAGGTTCTCCAGCGCTGAGGAATGCTACCTGAAGGCGCTGAAGGGCTTTCGAGAGGTATCAGATAGAGAGAGCGTGGCGAGCACGCTTCTGAGCCTGGCAAGGCTCTACGGCTCGATGGATGAGTGGACAAGAGCTGTCGAGTGTTATCGCGAGGCTCTCGATATCCTGGAACAATCGCAGGATCTCGCCAAAGCCCTCAGGGAGATGGGGAACGCTTGCTACAGGTTGAGAGATTATGAGACGGCGCACAGTTGTTTCATGAGATCTCTCGAGCTCAGCGAGGCCCTCGGGGACAGAGATGGCATGGCTGCTTCACACACAGTCATGGGCCACATGCTCTCAGACCTCGGCGAGTGGGATGGCGCTGTGGAGCACTATGAGAGGGGTGCAGAACTCATGCGCGAGATGGGCGATCTGAGAGGCGCTGCAGCATGCACCTCGAACATAGCGAGCGTGTACCAGATGATGGGCGATCTGGAGAAGGCGCTGGATGTCTACCACGACGCGCTTCAGCTCCAGGAGCGGCTTGGCGACATGCAGGGTGCGTCGAAGACCCTGAACAACATGGGTCTGGTCTATCAGCACATGGGCGAGATCGGGGCAGCTGAGAGGCACTACATGCGCTGCCTGGAGCTGAAGGAGCAGCTCGGGGATGTACACGGCGCCGCGAACACCCACATCAACCTAGCGACCCTTTACGAGATCCAGAGGCGCTGGGATGATGCTGTGTCTCATTATCAGGAAGCTCTGGAGACGTTCGAGGCGATCGGCGATCGCAGGGGCATGGCCGCGGTGATGAACAACCTCGGAAACGTGTACGAGGAGAAGGGTGACATACTGCAGGCGATAAAGAGCTACAGGATGAGCATGGAGCTCGATGGTGGGGATGCCAGCATCGCGAAGATATCATGGAACCTTGGTGGTCTCTACCAGAGAATCGGGGATGCAGAGAGCGCAGAGAAGTGCTACAGGGCCAGCCTGGAGGCGTTTCAGAGGACTGGAGACGAGAGGGGTGCGGCATATGCCCTCATGGGTCTCGGCAGCATCGCGCTGGAGCGCGGCCTCTGGGATGATGCCCTGGATTGCTTTAAGAGGTGCATCGATCTCACTCTCGATGCTTCAGGGGCTCTGAGGGTGCTCAGCAGCATCGCATCTGTTTATGAGAGAAAGGGCATGTGGCAGGAGGCCCTTGCAGAGTACAGGAAGGTGCTCGAGAGGTTCAGGGGGATGGGGGATTCCCTCGGAGTTGCAGCGGTTCTGAGCACGATGGGCAACATCCTGGCGGAGCAGGGGCTCTGGGATGACGCCCTGGAGCACTACAAAGAGAGCCTCGAGATCTTCGAGAGGCTCGGCGATGGATACAGCACGGCAGTCACCACAAACAACATGGCAAATCTTTTTTACAGGAGAGGGGACTGGGACAGGGCTCTGATGCTGTACACAAAGGCGATGGAGCACTTCCAGCGTGTTGGGGACATGGAGAGCCATGGAGCCACGCTGAGCAACATCGCGAGCATACACTACAGGCGGGGCGAGTGGGAGCGGGCGATAGAGCTCTACCACAAGAGCCTCGAGATCTTCGAGGGGCTCGACGATTTCAGGGCTTCATCGATGGTGCTGAACAATCTTGGACTCCTGTATCACAGGAGGGGAGAGTGGTCGCTGGCAGTCGATCACTTCAGGCTTGCAGTGGAGTACGCGATGCGTGCAGGGGATCGCGAGGCTGCCGCGGAGTTCCAGGCGAACATAGACATGGTGAGATCATGCCGCGGAGAGTCATCTGTCGATATCGAGGGTTACCTCAAACGGCTGGAGGAGATCGAGAAGGCAGAGGATGTCGAGGCGGCTGCAGAGATGCACGGGATACTGGCAAATGCATACGCTGATGCATTCCACTGGGAGGAGGCGCTGGATCATTACCAGAAGAGCCTGGAGCTCTTCGAGCGCTCCGGCGACAGGTACAGCGCTGCTGAGACGATGTTCAACATGGCGCTCGTGTACAGAGACCGCGGTGAGTGGTCGATCGCTGAGGATCTTCTATCAAGAAGCATGAGCGAGTTCAGAGCGCTGAAGGCATCTCCCTGCTACAGCATGTCGCGTCTGAACCTCGGGCTATTGAAGGAGCTCAGGGGAGGAGATCCTGAGGAGGATATACTCTCCGCGATCGCCACTTTTGAGAGCATTGGCGCGGTGCCGGATCTCTGCGAGGCGTACCTCGCGATGGCCAGGGTGAAGCTCAACAGGGGGGAGATGAACGAGGCGCGCTTCTACCTCTCTGAGGCGGAGACGCTCATACTGAAGACAGGTTACGATTCAATGAGGATCAGGCTTCACATCGAGTGGGGTGATTTTTACCTGTCGCAGGCGCCCGCCGAGGCCAGGAGCTGCTACAGCAAGGCCCTTGCGCTTGCGAGAAAGATGGGGCTCACCAGGGATGAGGGCGTGGCGCTTCGCAGCCTCGGCGCAGCCTCTCTGAACTCCGGCGACTACGATGATGCAGAGGCTCACCTCCAGAAAGCACTGGAGCTCTTCAAATCCATCAACTCAATGTACGATCTCCTCTCAACATACGCGCTCATGGCGACGCTATACTTCAACAGGAAGGATCACTCCAGGGCGGTGGAGACAGCCCTGCTCCTGGAGAGGCAGGCGAGGAGGCTCGGCTACAGGGATCTCCAGATAAAGGCCCTCGAGATCATGGCCGGCTGCGAGCTGATGACCTCGAGAACAGACGCAGCTGTGAGCACATATCTGGAGGCTCTGAACCTGGCGCAGTCAGATGGGGTCTCGAGGAGACTGCTCTCAGAGCTGACCAGGAACATAGTCAGCAGCCTCCAGGAGATACTCAGGGAGAGGGCGAACCTCTCAGATATGTCTGCAATAAAAACAGTCGAGTGCCTGCTCGAGGCGCTCCGCGCGGGTCTGACCTGCAGGGTGGATTTCGCAGACGATATCGTGCTAGGAGGCGCATAG
- a CDS encoding archease, translated as MQYEFLEHTADVKFRAYGSSPEEMLRNAALAMFSVMMDTETVRPERVWEVELEAEDLESLAYKWLSELLFLFSAELAVFSDFDISLSHDGAWRMNARVLGENIDRKRHSFETEIKAVTLHQFEVQPGNSERPWMMQVVLDV; from the coding sequence ATGCAATACGAGTTTCTGGAGCACACAGCGGATGTCAAGTTCAGGGCCTATGGATCCAGCCCGGAGGAGATGCTGAGAAACGCAGCCCTGGCGATGTTCAGCGTCATGATGGATACCGAGACCGTCAGGCCTGAGAGGGTATGGGAGGTCGAGCTCGAGGCCGAGGATCTGGAGAGCCTCGCCTACAAATGGCTCTCCGAGCTTCTCTTTCTGTTCAGTGCGGAGCTCGCGGTCTTCAGCGATTTTGATATATCACTGAGCCATGATGGAGCGTGGAGGATGAATGCCAGGGTTCTTGGGGAGAATATAGACAGGAAGAGGCACTCATTCGAGACCGAGATCAAGGCAGTCACGCTCCATCAGTTCGAGGTGCAGCCTGGGAATTCCGAGAGGCCCTGGATGATGCAGGTTGTGCTTGATGTTTGA
- a CDS encoding 50S ribosomal protein L15e, with the protein MRSFYGYIRDAWNSPAKSYVGRLRAQRMIAWRREMSVQRIERPTRLDRARALGYKAKQGIVLARVRVRRGALRKSRYVRNRRTKHMAMHRQNPGKSLQRIAEERASRRFRNMEVLNSYWVGQDGRHKWFEVILVDPHHPAIKSDKDLSWICGGSHRGRAERGKTSAGKKGRGLRRKGFGTEKTRPSIRAHHGRGK; encoded by the coding sequence TTGAGGTCTTTCTACGGATACATAAGAGATGCCTGGAACTCTCCCGCGAAGAGCTATGTGGGACGGCTCAGAGCGCAGAGGATGATAGCCTGGCGGCGTGAGATGAGCGTTCAGAGAATTGAGCGGCCGACGAGGCTCGACAGGGCCAGGGCGCTTGGATACAAGGCGAAGCAGGGTATAGTGCTGGCCAGGGTGAGGGTGAGAAGGGGTGCCCTGAGGAAGTCCAGGTATGTCAGGAACAGAAGGACTAAGCACATGGCCATGCACAGGCAGAACCCGGGAAAGAGCCTCCAGAGGATCGCGGAGGAGAGGGCATCAAGACGCTTCAGAAACATGGAGGTCCTGAACTCGTACTGGGTTGGGCAGGACGGCAGGCACAAGTGGTTTGAGGTCATACTGGTCGATCCGCATCATCCGGCCATAAAGAGCGACAAGGATCTCAGCTGGATCTGCGGCGGCTCTCACAGAGGCAGGGCCGAGAGGGGCAAGACCAGCGCAGGCAAGAAGGGACGCGGTCTGCGCAGGAAGGGATTCGGGACGGAGAAGACCCGCCCCAGCATAAGGGCTCATCACGGTAGGGGTAAGTGA
- a CDS encoding RtcB family protein encodes MLNKIDENIYELPIGYKEGMRVPGRIFISESLLEMVEPGTVEQVANVATLPGIVKYSMAMPDAHLGYGFPIGGVAAFREDGGVISPGGVGFDINCGVRLLRTDLTVEEVRPVISDLIEALFKEIPSGVGATSRLHVSDSELTEAFIAGARWAVEQGYGTDDDLEHCEENGCLKGADPAQVSTKARKRGRPQFGTLGSGNHFLEVQYVGEIYDERIARRFGLFKGQVTVMIHCGSRGAGHQICTDHLEVLSRAVRKYNIDLPDKQLACAPIGTPEATNYFGAMAAAANYAWANRQIIAHWTREVFAKYFGDVEMPLVYDVAHNVAKIEEHMVDGRLERLYVHRKGATRSFGPSRKEVPQDYRDVGQPLLIPGSMGTPSYVLCGQDRALELTFGSACHGSGRIMSRSQAKKTYRGSDVKASLQREGIKVMATEAAVLAEEAPEVYKPSHEVVEVVHALGLAKKVAQMIPLGVSKG; translated from the coding sequence ATGCTCAACAAGATAGATGAGAATATTTACGAGCTGCCGATAGGCTACAAGGAGGGGATGCGGGTCCCGGGCAGGATATTCATCTCCGAGTCTCTCCTGGAGATGGTGGAGCCTGGAACAGTGGAGCAGGTGGCGAACGTTGCCACCCTGCCGGGAATAGTGAAGTACTCAATGGCCATGCCGGATGCGCACCTCGGATACGGATTTCCGATAGGCGGTGTCGCAGCATTCCGGGAGGATGGCGGAGTCATCAGCCCCGGAGGTGTCGGATTCGATATCAACTGCGGCGTGCGCCTCCTGCGCACCGACCTTACTGTTGAGGAGGTCAGGCCCGTGATCTCTGATCTCATCGAGGCCCTCTTCAAAGAGATACCTTCGGGGGTTGGTGCCACGAGCAGGCTCCATGTATCAGACAGCGAGCTCACAGAAGCGTTCATCGCTGGAGCGAGGTGGGCCGTGGAGCAGGGATACGGCACGGATGATGATCTGGAGCACTGCGAGGAGAACGGGTGCCTGAAGGGTGCTGATCCGGCGCAGGTGAGCACGAAGGCGAGAAAGCGCGGCAGGCCCCAGTTCGGGACGCTCGGAAGCGGAAACCACTTCCTTGAGGTCCAGTACGTGGGCGAGATATACGATGAGCGCATCGCCAGGCGCTTTGGCCTCTTCAAGGGCCAGGTCACCGTCATGATACACTGCGGGTCCAGGGGCGCAGGGCATCAGATCTGCACAGATCATCTCGAGGTCCTCTCAAGGGCCGTGAGGAAATACAACATAGACCTTCCGGACAAGCAGCTCGCATGCGCGCCCATAGGGACTCCAGAGGCGACGAACTACTTCGGGGCGATGGCAGCAGCCGCAAATTACGCATGGGCGAACAGGCAGATCATAGCCCACTGGACCAGGGAGGTATTCGCGAAGTACTTCGGGGATGTGGAGATGCCTCTCGTCTATGATGTGGCGCACAACGTCGCCAAGATAGAGGAGCACATGGTTGATGGAAGGCTCGAAAGGCTGTACGTCCACAGGAAGGGCGCGACCAGGTCGTTCGGTCCGTCCAGAAAGGAGGTTCCCCAGGACTACAGGGATGTCGGGCAGCCACTCCTGATCCCCGGGAGCATGGGCACCCCCTCGTATGTCCTCTGTGGCCAGGACAGGGCGCTGGAGCTCACATTCGGCAGCGCATGCCACGGCTCCGGCAGGATAATGAGCAGGAGTCAAGCGAAGAAGACCTACAGAGGATCTGATGTGAAGGCAAGTCTCCAGCGGGAGGGGATCAAGGTGATGGCGACAGAGGCTGCCGTGCTCGCAGAGGAGGCGCCGGAGGTCTACAAGCCCAGCCACGAGGTGGTCGAGGTCGTGCATGCGCTGGGGCTTGCGAAGAAGGTGGCACAGATGATACCCCTCGGGGTATCAAAGGGATGA
- a CDS encoding radical SAM protein has product MAAYNRMTPEELQSRAEEAIRRLEHCDICPRRCGVNRAEGELGFCRTGRLAKVSSAGPHYGEEPPLVGYHGSGTIFFAGCNLACVFCQNYEISQLDMGVEVTAERLAGIMMHLQLTGCHNVNLVTPTHVVPQILEALVIAREMGLSIPLVYNSGGYDSVETLRLLDGIVDIYMPDAKYGSDEMAIRYSNAPGYVGVMKAAIREMHRQVGDLVIENGIAVRGLLVRHLVLPNNLAGTAEVVRFISELSRNTYINIMDQYRPEYKADQYDELSRRITLSEYREALRLARSAGLSRGLEDI; this is encoded by the coding sequence TTGGCAGCCTACAACCGCATGACTCCAGAGGAGCTTCAGTCCAGGGCAGAGGAGGCGATCCGCAGGCTCGAGCACTGCGATATATGCCCCAGGAGATGTGGAGTAAATCGAGCTGAAGGAGAGCTGGGGTTCTGCAGGACAGGCCGCCTGGCGAAGGTGAGCAGTGCGGGCCCACACTACGGCGAGGAGCCGCCGCTCGTCGGATACCACGGCTCGGGAACCATCTTCTTCGCCGGCTGCAACCTCGCATGCGTCTTCTGTCAGAACTACGAGATAAGCCAGCTCGATATGGGGGTCGAGGTCACCGCAGAACGTCTCGCCGGCATAATGATGCATCTCCAGCTCACAGGCTGTCACAACGTCAATCTCGTCACTCCAACACATGTTGTTCCGCAGATACTTGAGGCTCTGGTCATCGCACGCGAGATGGGTCTGAGCATACCGCTGGTGTACAACAGCGGCGGGTATGATTCCGTGGAGACGCTCCGCCTTCTCGACGGCATCGTGGACATATACATGCCTGACGCAAAATACGGCTCTGACGAGATGGCAATCAGATACTCCAATGCTCCCGGATACGTGGGGGTCATGAAGGCCGCGATAAGGGAGATGCACCGTCAGGTGGGAGATCTTGTCATCGAGAACGGGATCGCAGTAAGAGGATTGCTTGTGCGCCATCTGGTCCTTCCGAACAACCTTGCGGGCACAGCGGAGGTTGTGAGGTTCATATCAGAGCTTTCGAGGAACACGTACATCAACATCATGGACCAGTACAGGCCTGAGTACAAAGCAGATCAGTATGACGAGCTCTCTAGGCGCATAACGCTGAGCGAGTACAGGGAGGCGCTGCGGCTTGCGAGGTCTGCCGGCCTCTCGAGGGGCCTGGAGGATATTTAA
- a CDS encoding methanogenesis marker 14 protein yields MNISRRLFKPKPRIAESPPVKLLELRSKPYYLVASVEVGNTTTKSILTATDMDTGKTQIVNKTVRMTRDVRPPKPGEEIFGRTICGTPLTKESIAELVKDTLLESHRAAGLMIERDLNFVVRSTGVVAEFDSPEEVGIFIQALAQGCLDAGVPPRLMTPAMSIHNIPERFRRYSLIDKIVFNGPVASVWPPMGATGVEIVANEMEGELATAGIKQGAKWTDVDFRNPCLAMDFGTTLDGRITSEEIPYARTIGNFCGIAGAIPDAVVRGTGLVDPTTGTALDLFKDKNSGVNKKARLYAEEIDHLIKVERVPVGVKRYGYVPLDAVAAQKLGVVLIGCDCGENGSKLNKLSEIGGEIYRRDGLKMLSATLDLVSAKIARRLVEVAIEEGLVTKRTAIGVTGRAGISGNKPELILEEIGRLGLYDEPEKNIVFVDDGLARGAAVMARCMNSMGTPKNPMGGIRGGRCILKERIEYEKSKLPTAGIPQVDRRNVVSDYVAEGHLRR; encoded by the coding sequence ATGAATATCTCCCGTCGTCTCTTCAAGCCAAAACCGAGGATAGCTGAAAGCCCACCGGTGAAGCTGCTGGAGCTCAGGAGCAAGCCGTACTACCTTGTGGCATCTGTGGAGGTGGGGAATACAACCACAAAATCGATACTCACAGCCACAGATATGGACACAGGCAAGACGCAGATAGTCAACAAGACCGTCCGCATGACAAGGGATGTCAGGCCGCCGAAGCCTGGCGAGGAGATATTCGGCAGGACCATATGCGGCACACCACTCACAAAGGAATCGATCGCGGAGCTCGTCAAGGATACACTGCTAGAGAGCCATCGGGCAGCCGGCCTTATGATAGAAAGAGATCTCAACTTCGTTGTGAGGTCCACAGGGGTCGTCGCCGAGTTCGACTCACCCGAGGAGGTCGGCATATTCATCCAGGCGCTGGCGCAGGGGTGTCTCGATGCTGGCGTGCCCCCCAGACTGATGACCCCTGCGATGTCCATACACAACATCCCTGAGAGGTTCCGCAGGTACTCGCTCATAGATAAGATCGTATTCAACGGTCCCGTGGCATCGGTCTGGCCGCCGATGGGCGCGACCGGGGTCGAGATCGTGGCGAACGAGATGGAGGGCGAGCTCGCGACCGCTGGAATAAAGCAGGGCGCAAAGTGGACAGACGTCGACTTCAGGAACCCATGCCTAGCAATGGACTTCGGCACGACACTGGATGGGAGGATAACCAGCGAGGAGATCCCATACGCGAGGACGATAGGCAACTTCTGCGGCATTGCAGGCGCGATACCGGATGCTGTGGTCAGGGGGACGGGTCTTGTTGACCCGACCACAGGCACAGCTCTCGATCTATTTAAAGATAAGAACTCGGGCGTGAACAAGAAGGCAAGGCTCTACGCAGAGGAGATAGATCATCTCATAAAAGTGGAGCGTGTGCCCGTCGGAGTGAAGCGGTACGGCTACGTCCCCCTCGATGCCGTGGCAGCTCAGAAGCTTGGAGTCGTGCTGATAGGCTGCGACTGCGGCGAGAACGGCTCGAAGCTGAACAAGCTATCTGAGATCGGGGGAGAGATATACAGGAGAGATGGCTTGAAGATGCTCTCTGCCACACTCGATCTTGTGAGCGCGAAGATCGCCAGGAGGCTCGTCGAGGTCGCGATCGAGGAGGGGCTTGTCACAAAGAGGACTGCCATAGGCGTCACAGGGAGGGCCGGGATATCGGGGAACAAGCCGGAGCTCATTCTGGAGGAGATCGGCAGACTGGGTCTGTATGATGAGCCGGAGAAGAATATTGTTTTCGTCGACGACGGGCTCGCACGCGGCGCCGCTGTCATGGCGAGGTGCATGAACTCAATGGGCACACCAAAGAACCCAATGGGCGGCATAAGGGGAGGCAGATGCATACTCAAGGAGAGGATTGAGTACGAGAAGAGCAAGCTCCCGACAGCAGGCATACCGCAGGTTGACAGGAGAAATGTTGTTAGCGATTATGTCGCGGAGGGCCATCTGAGAAGATGA
- a CDS encoding RNA methyltransferase produces the protein MKLRVVLVEPRYEGNVGAVARSMKNFGFSDLVLVRPCEIGSFGMAMAAHAKDILQSAKHVDRLEDALDGVNLVVGTTGKRLGRDHHHLRLHLRVPFLTPSELAERLKDKDGTVALLLGREDWGLTNDELMISDVLVSIPTSDDYPVMNLSHAATVILYELGQVNSTLEVRLAGRDMLERIYESTDHLLRIINYPEHKIRYVVLMLRRIFGRAELTEREANTLLGVIKKAIWKVEGEGAQADRAAE, from the coding sequence ATGAAGCTGAGAGTGGTGCTCGTAGAGCCCAGGTACGAGGGGAACGTGGGCGCGGTGGCGAGGTCGATGAAGAACTTCGGCTTCAGTGACCTGGTCCTCGTCAGGCCCTGCGAGATCGGCTCGTTTGGCATGGCAATGGCAGCTCATGCAAAGGACATTCTGCAGTCCGCCAAACACGTGGACCGCCTTGAGGATGCCCTTGACGGTGTTAATCTCGTCGTGGGCACGACCGGAAAGCGTCTCGGCAGGGATCACCACCATCTCAGGCTCCATCTCCGCGTCCCATTTCTCACACCATCAGAGCTCGCCGAGCGTCTTAAGGACAAAGACGGGACCGTGGCCCTCCTTCTTGGAAGGGAGGACTGGGGGCTCACAAACGATGAGCTCATGATCTCTGATGTGCTCGTCTCGATACCCACTAGCGATGATTATCCCGTCATGAATTTATCGCATGCGGCAACCGTGATCCTCTACGAGCTCGGCCAGGTCAACTCCACCCTGGAGGTCAGGCTGGCCGGAAGGGATATGCTGGAGAGGATATACGAGAGCACGGATCACCTCCTCAGGATCATAAACTATCCGGAGCACAAGATCCGCTACGTTGTGCTGATGCTCCGCCGCATCTTCGGAAGAGCTGAGCTGACTGAGAGGGAGGCGAACACCCTTCTCGGCGTGATTAAAAAGGCGATATGGAAGGTCGAGGGTGAGGGAGCTCAGGCCGACCGGGCAGCTGAATGA